One window from the genome of Molothrus ater isolate BHLD 08-10-18 breed brown headed cowbird chromosome 5, BPBGC_Mater_1.1, whole genome shotgun sequence encodes:
- the MYF6 gene encoding myogenic factor 6 translates to MMDLFETGSYFFYLDGENGALQQLEMAEGSPLYPSSDGTLSPCQDQMQPEAGSDSSGEEHVLAPPGLQPPHFPGQCLIWACKTCKRKSAPTDRRKAATLRERRRLKKINEAFEALKRRTVANPNQRLPKVEILRSAISYIERLQDLLHRLDQQEKMQEIGGDPFSFSPKQGNIPSSDFLSTCSSDWQSVSDHSRALGVSPKEGVSAVESSASSSLRCLSSIVDSISSDDPKLPSAEEAVEK, encoded by the exons ATGATGGACCTTTTTGAAACTGGCTCCTATTTCTTCTACTTGGATGGGGAGAatggagccctgcagcagctggagatggcTGAGGGATCCCCGCTGTACCCAAGCAGCGATGGCACCTTGTCTCCATGTCAGGACCAAATGCAGCCGGAGGCCGGCAGTGACAGCAGCGGAGAGGAGCATGTGCTGGCACCCCCGGGACTACAACCCCCTCACTTCCCCGGCCAGTGTTTGATCTGGGCTTGTAAAACTTGCAAGAGAAAGTCGGCCCCCACGGACAGACGGAAGGCAGCCACCCTGcgggagaggagaaggctgaaGAAGATCAACGAAGCCTTCGAGGCTCTGAAAAGGCGGACTGTGGCCAACCCCAACCAGAGGCTGCCCAAGGTGGAGATACTGAGGAGCGCCATCAGCTACATCGAGAGGCTGCAGGACCTCTTGCACAGGCTGGATCAGCAGGAGAAAATGCAGGAGATCGGGGGAGACCCCTTCAGCTTCAGCCCCAAGCAGGGAAAT ATCCCCAGTTCGGACTTcctgagcacctgcagctccGACTGGCAAAGCGTTTCTGACCATTCCCGAGCCCTAGGAGTCAGCCCCAAAGAAG GGGTCTCCGCTGTCGAGTCGTCGGCCTCCAGCAGCCTTCGCTGCCTCTCCTCAATAGTGGACAGTATTTCTTCCGACGATCCCAAACTGCCCAGCGCGGAGGAAGCGGTGGAGAAATAA
- the MYF5 gene encoding myogenic factor 5 encodes MEVMDSCKFSPSELFYDSSCLSSPEGEFPEDFEPRDLPPFSAHEPPEPACSEEEEHVRAPTGHHQAGHCLMWACKACKRKSTTMDRRKAATMRERRRLKKVNQAFETLKRCTTANPNQRLPKVEILRNAIRYIESLQELLREQVENYYHLPGQSCSEPTSPTSSCSDGMADCGSPVWSTRGSTFDAVYCAEMAHGYAADQSSALSSLDCLSSIVDRLSPAEEPGLSLRDADSLSPSASIDSGPETPGTPLPRRTYQAL; translated from the exons atggaggtgaTGGACAGCTGCAAGTTCTCCCCGTCCGAGCTCTTCTAtgacagctcctgcctctcctccccgGAGGGCGAATTCCCCGAGGATTTTGAGCCCAGGGATCTGCCTCCTTTCAGCGCCCACGAGCCCCCCGAGCCCGCCTGctctgaggaagaggagcatGTCCGAGCTCCCACTGGCCACCACCAAGCTGGTCACTGCCTCATGTGGGCTTGCAAAGCCTGCAAAAGAAAATCCACCACAATGGACCGAAGGAAGGCAGCCACCatgagggagaggaggaggctgaagaAAGTGAACCAGGCTTTTGAGACCCTGAAGAGATGCACCACTGCCAACCCCAACCAAAGACTCCCCAAAGTAGAGATCCTGCGAAACGCCATCAGATACATCGAGAGCCTCCAAGAGCTCTTGAGGGAACAGGTAGAAAACTACTATCACCTGCCGGGACAGAGTTGCTCCGAACCGACCAGCCCCACTTCCAGCTGCTCCGATGGGATG GCCGACTGTGGCAGCCCCGTTTGGTCGACGAGAGGCAGCACCTTCGACGCCGTCTACTGCGCCGAGATGGCTCACG GGTATGCCGCCGATCAGAGCAGcgccctgtccagcctggactGCCTCTCCAGCATCGTGGACCGTCTCTCCCCGGCGGAGGAACCAGGGCTGTCCCTCCGCGACGCCGACTCCCTCTCGCCCAGCGCCAGCATCGACTCGGGGCCGGAGACGCCCGGGACGCCGCTGCCCCGACGGACCTACCAGGCGCTATGA